One candidate division KSB1 bacterium DNA segment encodes these proteins:
- a CDS encoding type IV pilus twitching motility protein PilT — translation MTDTQTGTPARLDIRQLLQELIDGRGSDLHLTVNSPPRIRVDQQIRSLKYDAMTPDQCKALAYSILTDKQQKKLELDLEVDFAFGIDGLSRFRGNVFFQRGSLSTVVRAIPFRIPPMEQLKLPKICAQFPNKPKGIILVTGPTGSGKSTSLAAMVDRINTERPVHIITIEDPVEYIHTHKQGLVNQREVGADTRSFATALKYVLRQDPDVIMVGEMRDLETIQAALSAAETGHLVFATLHTNSATESVNRIIDVFPPHQQAQVRAQLSLSLEAVMTQKLLPRKTGGGVVLAAEVMMCTPAIRALVRENKVHEMYGVLQVSQKYGMQTMNMSLLDLVTSGLVTPERAISASNIPEELERMMGMGKAAPTDRARSLANQWNR, via the coding sequence ATGACGGACACTCAAACAGGAACGCCGGCGCGGCTTGACATTCGGCAGTTGTTGCAGGAGTTAATAGACGGTCGCGGCAGTGACTTGCACTTGACGGTCAACAGTCCGCCGCGAATCCGCGTGGACCAGCAAATCCGCAGTCTGAAGTATGACGCCATGACCCCGGATCAATGCAAGGCGCTGGCGTACAGCATTCTGACGGACAAGCAGCAGAAGAAACTCGAGCTGGATCTTGAAGTGGACTTTGCGTTTGGCATTGACGGCTTGTCGCGGTTCCGCGGCAACGTGTTCTTTCAGCGCGGTTCGTTGTCCACGGTGGTTCGCGCGATTCCGTTTCGGATTCCGCCGATGGAGCAGTTGAAGCTGCCGAAGATTTGCGCGCAGTTTCCGAATAAGCCGAAGGGCATTATTCTGGTGACGGGGCCGACGGGATCGGGAAAGTCCACGTCCTTGGCGGCGATGGTCGACCGGATCAATACGGAGCGTCCGGTGCATATCATTACGATTGAGGATCCGGTCGAGTATATTCACACGCACAAGCAGGGGCTGGTGAACCAGCGCGAGGTGGGGGCGGACACGCGCAGTTTCGCTACGGCCTTGAAGTACGTATTGCGTCAGGATCCGGACGTGATCATGGTGGGTGAGATGCGCGATCTGGAGACGATTCAGGCGGCGCTGTCGGCGGCGGAGACCGGGCATTTGGTATTTGCGACGCTGCACACGAACTCGGCGACGGAGTCGGTGAATCGCATTATTGACGTGTTCCCGCCTCATCAGCAGGCGCAGGTGCGAGCGCAGTTGTCGTTGTCGCTGGAGGCGGTGATGACGCAGAAGCTGTTGCCGCGGAAGACCGGCGGCGGCGTCGTGCTGGCGGCGGAAGTGATGATGTGCACTCCGGCAATTCGCGCGTTGGTACGCGAGAACAAGGTGCATGAGATGTACGGAGTTCTGCAGGTGTCGCAGAAGTACGGCATGCAAACGATGAACATGTCACTGTTGGACCTGGTGACATCGGGTCTGGTGACGCCGGAGCGGGCGATCAGCGCCTCGAACATTCCGGAGGAGCTTGAGCGGATGATGGGAATGGGCAAAGCGGCACCGACGGATCGCGCGCGCTCATTAGCCAATCAGTGGAATCGTTAA
- a CDS encoding type II secretion system F family protein produces the protein MPVFIYAGRSGGSKTINGEIEARTKDEAVAKLRQRKVVVTDVKAKPKDIALGVGLKTRIGVKDLKIFARLFGTMINAGLPIDTCLQILADQMKNKSFRRAIAEVHSAVSGGASLAEAMGRQKHAFDNLFVHMVAAGETSGSLPGIFQRLAVYLEKADALQRKVKGAMIYPAVIACVAIGATVFLLIKVIPVFAKMFKDLGADLPGPTKFVLALSDFVRVTFLPGVGLAIIGFFLFKKWHRTENGKRAVDKLLLKTPVIGNVIRKTAVARFSRTLGVLISSGVPIMNGLEITAKTSGNMVIQAAIDRIRKAIAEGKTISQPLMETGVFPPMVVQLVSVGEQTGRLAEMLGKIADFYDEEVDAAVSAMTSLIEPVVIVLMGGVIGGLLVSMYLPMFDMIGAIK, from the coding sequence ATGCCAGTGTTCATATATGCCGGGCGGTCCGGCGGGTCAAAGACGATCAACGGGGAGATCGAAGCGCGGACCAAAGACGAGGCCGTTGCCAAGCTGCGACAACGCAAGGTAGTAGTCACCGACGTTAAGGCGAAGCCGAAAGACATCGCGCTGGGCGTGGGCCTCAAGACGCGGATTGGCGTGAAAGACCTGAAGATCTTCGCGCGGTTGTTCGGGACCATGATCAATGCCGGACTTCCGATCGATACGTGCTTGCAGATTTTGGCGGACCAGATGAAGAACAAGTCATTCCGCCGGGCGATCGCTGAAGTTCACAGCGCGGTCTCGGGCGGTGCTTCGCTGGCCGAGGCGATGGGCCGCCAGAAGCACGCGTTCGACAATTTGTTCGTGCACATGGTCGCGGCGGGCGAGACCTCAGGCTCGCTGCCGGGAATCTTCCAGCGCTTGGCGGTCTATCTGGAGAAGGCGGACGCCTTGCAGCGGAAGGTGAAGGGCGCGATGATCTATCCGGCGGTGATCGCGTGCGTCGCGATCGGTGCGACGGTGTTCCTACTGATCAAAGTGATTCCGGTGTTCGCAAAGATGTTCAAGGACCTGGGTGCGGACCTGCCCGGGCCGACAAAATTCGTGTTGGCGCTCTCCGATTTTGTGCGGGTCACGTTTTTGCCGGGAGTCGGACTTGCAATCATTGGCTTCTTCCTGTTCAAGAAGTGGCATCGGACGGAGAACGGGAAGCGTGCCGTTGACAAGTTGCTGTTGAAAACCCCGGTGATCGGGAATGTCATCCGGAAGACGGCCGTCGCACGTTTCTCGCGCACGTTGGGCGTGTTGATTTCGTCGGGTGTCCCGATCATGAACGGATTGGAAATTACCGCGAAGACGTCAGGCAACATGGTCATACAGGCGGCAATCGACCGGATCCGCAAGGCCATCGCCGAAGGCAAGACGATATCGCAACCGCTGATGGAGACGGGTGTGTTCCCGCCGATGGTGGTCCAACTCGTCTCGGTGGGCGAACAGACGGGGCGCTTGGCGGAGATGTTGGGGAAGATCGCGGACTTCTACGACGAGGAAGTGGATGCGGCGGTGTCCGCGATGACGTCGTTGATCGAACCGGTTGTGATTGTGCTGATGGGCGGAGTAATCGGCGGTCTGCTCGTGTCGATGTACCTGCCGATGTTCGACATGATCGGCGCGATCAAGTAG
- a CDS encoding prepilin-type N-terminal cleavage/methylation domain-containing protein: MFKSLRRRKAQKGFTLIELLVVIVIIGILAAVAVPRFMGAQDRARVGAARADVNQFRQALGMYEIDYADYPAALTLATAPTVLVDPNSDPYMSLPTGTNFAAFTYTYDGASTPTSYSISVTCNDNAGTVLTATPDGVN, translated from the coding sequence ATGTTCAAGAGTCTTCGTCGCCGCAAGGCACAAAAGGGATTCACCCTGATCGAGTTGCTGGTTGTGATCGTGATCATCGGCATTTTGGCGGCGGTCGCGGTTCCGCGCTTCATGGGCGCGCAGGATCGAGCGCGTGTCGGCGCGGCGCGCGCGGACGTCAACCAGTTCCGTCAGGCGCTGGGTATGTATGAAATCGACTATGCGGATTACCCCGCTGCGCTCACTTTGGCCACTGCGCCGACTGTGCTGGTGGACCCGAACAGCGATCCGTATATGTCGCTGCCGACCGGCACGAACTTCGCGGCTTTCACCTACACCTATGATGGTGCGAGCACGCCGACCTCGTACAGCATTTCGGTGACCTGCAACGACAATGCGGGTACCGTGCTGACGGCGACACCGGATGGCGTGAACTAG
- a CDS encoding sigma-54-dependent Fis family transcriptional regulator, giving the protein MAKERILVVDDETSIGEFLTLILTKEGYRVQALTSPVAALARLDEEPFDLVITDLRMPEMSGIELVREVKQRSPEIGAIVITAFASLESAVEAMRTGAADYITKPFHVDEIRTVVEKVLDGQLLKRENRKLKARLVAEGASPARLIGSSVESQRLLELIRRVAPSDSTILITGESGTGKEVVAQVIHAHSERANADFVTVNCAALPDTLLESELFGHMRGSFTGAVRDKDGLFKMAHGGTLFLDEIGDMTPNLQVKLLRALQEREILPVGATRPLKIDVRVIAATNSDLERKQRTGEFRSDLFYRLSVIPIHIRPLRERPADIEELIDHFTERSCRRHNVELKQLTPESRSLLRSYGWPGNVRELENTIERAVILCETNTVDTSSLPGKISSGAAPSAAAPSSPLAGTLEDVERDYMLRVLETTGWQKKRASEILGIDPSTIYRKLQRYGIDAPK; this is encoded by the coding sequence ATGGCGAAAGAACGCATATTAGTCGTCGATGACGAGACGAGCATCGGCGAGTTCCTGACGCTGATCCTCACCAAGGAGGGCTACCGGGTGCAGGCCTTGACGTCCCCGGTGGCGGCGCTGGCGCGGCTGGACGAGGAGCCGTTTGATCTCGTCATCACGGATCTCCGGATGCCGGAAATGAGCGGGATCGAGTTGGTCCGCGAGGTGAAGCAGCGCTCGCCGGAAATCGGTGCGATCGTGATCACCGCGTTTGCGTCGCTGGAGTCGGCGGTCGAAGCCATGCGCACGGGAGCGGCGGACTACATCACGAAGCCGTTTCACGTGGACGAGATTCGCACCGTGGTGGAGAAGGTGCTGGACGGTCAGTTATTGAAGCGGGAGAACCGAAAGTTGAAGGCGCGCCTGGTTGCGGAGGGGGCGTCGCCCGCGCGGCTGATCGGCTCCTCGGTGGAATCGCAGCGGCTGCTGGAGTTGATTCGCCGGGTCGCGCCGTCGGACTCGACGATCCTGATCACGGGAGAATCGGGCACGGGCAAGGAGGTCGTCGCGCAGGTGATTCATGCGCACTCGGAGCGCGCCAACGCGGATTTCGTAACGGTGAATTGCGCGGCACTTCCCGACACGCTGCTGGAAAGCGAGCTATTCGGTCACATGCGCGGCAGTTTCACCGGCGCCGTGCGGGACAAGGACGGGCTGTTCAAGATGGCGCACGGGGGCACGCTTTTCCTGGACGAAATTGGCGACATGACGCCGAATTTGCAGGTGAAGCTGCTGCGGGCGTTGCAGGAGCGCGAGATTCTGCCGGTGGGAGCGACGCGACCGCTGAAGATCGATGTGCGCGTGATCGCGGCGACGAATTCGGATTTGGAACGTAAGCAGCGCACGGGCGAGTTTCGCTCCGACCTGTTCTACCGACTTTCGGTGATTCCGATCCACATTCGGCCGCTGCGGGAGCGGCCGGCGGACATTGAAGAGCTGATCGATCACTTCACGGAGCGCTCGTGCCGCCGCCACAACGTCGAGTTGAAGCAACTAACGCCGGAAAGTCGTTCGCTGCTTCGGTCATACGGCTGGCCCGGCAATGTACGCGAATTGGAGAACACGATAGAACGGGCGGTGATACTCTGTGAGACGAATACCGTTGACACGTCATCACTGCCGGGGAAGATCAGTTCGGGCGCCGCGCCGAGTGCGGCCGCTCCGTCCTCTCCGTTGGCGGGTACTTTGGAGGACGTGGAGCGCGATTATATGCTGCGAGTGCTGGAGACGACGGGTTGGCAGAAGAAGCGGGCCTCGGAGATCCTCGGGATCGATCCGTCAACGATTTACCGGAAGTTACAGCGTTATGGTATCGATGCCCCGAAATAG
- the ychF gene encoding redox-regulated ATPase YchF, whose product MNIGIIGPPQSGKTTTFHLLTGTAHDPAASFKREVQHAVTDVPDRRVDKLSEMSQSKKTVYVTVEYVDTPGIEHGGSKTEWFAAAIEGGVKNSDALLTVVRAFGEDSAARELNPQRDILAIQDELVFADLVVLENKLSRLEKQRRVKAATPDEKHEAELLHRGLELLQTGQPLRLLTLDAHDKKALRGYQFLSEKPLLAIVNAADDRLQQINSSLAALNGALAAHGIQAIALSALVEAEIAGLDSESQAAFMSDLGVEELARDRVLRASYALLGLQSFLTTGDKESRGWSIHKGDSALDAAGVIHTDLAKGFIRAEVVNYDDFVREGGYAGCRAKGLVRLEGKEYPIKDGDILVIRHSG is encoded by the coding sequence ATGAATATCGGAATTATCGGCCCGCCACAGTCGGGCAAGACGACGACGTTTCACTTGCTGACCGGCACCGCGCACGATCCTGCCGCGTCTTTCAAGCGCGAGGTTCAGCACGCGGTCACGGATGTCCCGGACCGCCGCGTGGACAAGCTCTCCGAGATGTCACAGTCCAAGAAGACGGTCTATGTGACCGTGGAGTACGTGGACACGCCGGGTATCGAGCACGGCGGATCGAAGACGGAGTGGTTCGCGGCGGCCATTGAGGGCGGCGTGAAGAACAGCGATGCCCTACTCACGGTAGTCCGTGCGTTCGGTGAGGATTCGGCGGCCCGCGAACTCAACCCGCAGCGGGACATCCTCGCGATTCAGGATGAGCTGGTCTTTGCGGACCTGGTTGTGCTGGAGAACAAGCTCTCCCGACTGGAGAAACAGCGGCGGGTGAAAGCCGCGACGCCGGACGAGAAGCACGAGGCGGAGCTGCTGCACCGGGGCCTGGAGCTGTTGCAAACGGGGCAGCCGCTACGGCTGCTGACGCTTGACGCACACGACAAGAAGGCGCTTCGCGGGTATCAGTTCCTGTCGGAGAAGCCGTTGCTGGCCATCGTCAACGCTGCGGACGACCGTTTGCAGCAGATCAACTCTTCGCTCGCGGCCTTGAACGGCGCGCTTGCGGCGCACGGCATCCAGGCGATCGCCTTGTCGGCGCTGGTCGAGGCTGAGATTGCGGGACTTGACAGTGAATCGCAGGCCGCATTCATGTCCGACCTCGGAGTGGAAGAACTCGCGCGGGATCGCGTCTTGCGAGCGAGCTACGCGCTGCTGGGACTACAGAGTTTCTTGACGACAGGCGACAAGGAATCGCGCGGGTGGTCGATCCACAAGGGCGACAGTGCGCTGGACGCCGCCGGGGTGATTCACACCGATCTCGCGAAAGGGTTCATTCGTGCGGAAGTTGTCAATTACGATGATTTTGTGCGGGAGGGCGGTTATGCGGGCTGCCGGGCGAAAGGACTGGTCAGGCTGGAAGGCAAGGAATACCCGATCAAGGACGGGGATATCCTTGTGATTCGTCACAGCGGTTAG
- the pilB gene encoding type IV-A pilus assembly ATPase PilB yields MSSRIPSLLLNNNLITQEQFLLFKSRQKDSGNTVVTELSKLGVISEDQIADFLSSYYDMPRADLSGLDIPEQVRKLLSPEFIQKFQALPIKKTGKTIQVALVDPSIDFVLEDIKFISGCNVQPIVVTETGFLRAIETHYQMGGTLDRILKDMGDDVGLEVVQQGQDSEVDKLKEDLEAAPIVKLVDGIIADAVQRGASDIHFEPYETMLRVRFRIDGMLQEVMSPPQHMRSAITSRLKIMANLNIAERRVPQDGHIKMRLPDRTIDLRVSTLPTMFGEKVVMRILDKSNLTLDLSTFGFEEKSLDDFARAIRSPYGMILVTGPTGSGKTTTLYSVLAKLNVPTVNTMSAEDPVEYNFAGLNQVLVRDEVGMSFASALRAFLRQDPDIIMIGEIRDLETGSIAVRAALTGHLVLSTLHTNSAAATISRLIDMGIERFLVSSSVNLICAQRLVRKICSKCKSPFEVHPEALSEIGLDPAKNKGHVYYRGAGCVECNNTGYRGRTGIYEVMPITPRLRTMILDSKNTAELEAAAVEDGMLTLRKSAIAKFERGVTTIEEVLRVTGEF; encoded by the coding sequence ATGAGTTCGCGAATTCCAAGTCTGCTACTGAACAACAACTTGATCACGCAGGAACAGTTCCTGCTGTTTAAGTCGCGGCAAAAGGACTCAGGCAACACGGTGGTCACGGAGCTGTCGAAGCTGGGCGTGATCAGCGAGGACCAGATCGCCGATTTCCTGAGCAGCTACTACGACATGCCGCGTGCGGACCTGTCAGGCCTGGACATTCCGGAGCAGGTCCGCAAGTTATTGTCACCGGAGTTCATCCAGAAATTTCAGGCGCTCCCGATCAAGAAGACCGGGAAGACGATCCAGGTCGCGCTGGTGGACCCCTCGATCGACTTCGTGTTGGAAGATATTAAGTTCATCTCCGGGTGCAACGTGCAGCCGATCGTGGTCACCGAGACGGGATTCCTGCGGGCGATTGAGACCCACTATCAGATGGGGGGGACGCTCGACCGGATTCTCAAGGACATGGGGGATGACGTGGGGCTGGAGGTGGTGCAGCAGGGACAGGACTCCGAAGTTGACAAGCTGAAGGAGGATCTGGAGGCTGCGCCCATTGTCAAGCTGGTCGATGGCATTATCGCCGACGCGGTTCAGCGCGGAGCCTCGGATATTCACTTTGAGCCCTATGAGACCATGTTGCGCGTGCGCTTTCGGATCGACGGCATGCTGCAGGAAGTGATGTCGCCGCCGCAGCATATGCGGAGCGCGATCACGTCGCGGCTCAAGATCATGGCGAATTTAAACATCGCCGAGCGCCGGGTGCCGCAGGACGGTCATATCAAGATGCGGCTGCCGGATCGTACGATCGACCTGCGCGTGTCCACGCTGCCCACGATGTTCGGCGAGAAGGTGGTGATGCGAATCCTTGACAAGTCGAATTTGACGTTGGACCTGTCCACGTTCGGTTTCGAGGAGAAGTCGTTGGATGATTTCGCCCGCGCCATCCGCTCGCCCTACGGGATGATTCTGGTCACCGGACCGACGGGCTCGGGCAAGACGACGACGCTTTACAGCGTGCTGGCCAAGCTCAACGTCCCGACGGTGAACACGATGAGCGCCGAGGACCCGGTCGAGTACAACTTTGCGGGGCTGAATCAGGTGCTGGTGAGGGACGAAGTCGGGATGTCCTTCGCCTCCGCGTTGCGCGCCTTCCTGCGCCAGGACCCGGACATCATCATGATCGGCGAGATTCGCGATTTGGAAACGGGTTCGATCGCGGTGCGCGCGGCGCTCACGGGGCATCTTGTGCTGTCGACGCTGCACACGAATTCCGCGGCGGCAACCATCTCGCGCCTGATCGACATGGGGATCGAGCGATTTCTGGTGTCGTCGTCGGTGAATCTGATTTGCGCGCAGCGGTTGGTGCGGAAGATCTGCAGCAAGTGCAAGTCACCGTTTGAGGTGCATCCGGAGGCGCTGTCGGAAATCGGTCTGGATCCGGCGAAGAACAAGGGTCACGTTTACTATCGCGGGGCCGGCTGCGTGGAGTGCAACAACACGGGCTATCGCGGGCGCACCGGCATCTACGAGGTGATGCCAATCACGCCGCGGCTCCGGACGATGATTCTGGACAGCAAGAATACGGCGGAACTCGAGGCGGCGGCGGTGGAGGACGGGATGTTGACGCTGCGGAAGAGCGCCATCGCGAAATTTGAGCGCGGGGTTACCACGATCGAGGAAGTTCTGCGCGTCACGGGCGAATTCTGA